One Thalassotalea atypica DNA window includes the following coding sequences:
- a CDS encoding antibiotic biosynthesis monooxygenase family protein: MKSILSAIALLFVILCATAEEAKIQNDTTVKFGMQAVITATEGKGDELADIMHQASKAIAEIDGCILYLVQQSLTDPSKILITEVWINQASHAASLKNSEVRALIMKAKPIIIEMEHHFAKYIGDHGLYGASKSTE, translated from the coding sequence ATGAAATCGATATTATCTGCAATTGCCTTACTCTTTGTTATCTTATGCGCTACTGCAGAGGAAGCGAAAATACAAAACGACACTACGGTGAAATTTGGCATGCAAGCGGTGATCACGGCAACAGAAGGAAAGGGTGATGAGTTAGCTGACATTATGCACCAAGCATCCAAAGCGATAGCGGAGATAGACGGGTGTATTTTGTACCTTGTACAGCAGTCACTTACTGATCCATCAAAAATCTTGATCACCGAAGTGTGGATAAACCAAGCCTCTCATGCCGCCTCATTGAAAAATTCAGAGGTTAGAGCGTTAATCATGAAAGCAAAACCAATTATTATTGAAATGGAGCATCATTTCGCAAAATATATTGGTGATCATGGTCTTTATGGCGCGTCCAAATCAACGGAGTAA